In Struthio camelus isolate bStrCam1 chromosome 3, bStrCam1.hap1, whole genome shotgun sequence, the DNA window TAGTCACATCTCTTCCTAGAAATTAACCTAAGAAAGAAATCCCAACTAAAAGTATTTGATATTAGAGAGCTCCATTTATTTTCTCAGGACTTTAGTACTtcatatgtatattaaaaaaaaaaaaaaagaatattagcatttatttaaaaagaagccaAGAAGAAATTTCATTAATGAAATCTAGCTATGACGATTATATTTCAACATTGCTTGCTCAGAAATAGGATCCAggatatgaaaaaaaagaagccaaattTCTCCCATGTACTTTTTGGAaatatataggtatttttcagtgcCGTGGTTTTATTTAGATAACACAGCGAATGTAAAAAGATATAAACCTGAGCCTGCTGAAAGATGGTACTGTACCTCCAAAAGGCAGCTAACCACACAAACCAAAGGTCATAAGGAATAATCAGACCTCCTGTTATCGGCAAAGTTAGGTTTAACTTGGAAAATTATCCGGACTGGCTTTGGTTCAGGCAGATGAAGCATCCACCTCTTTCCATTCAGCAGAGAAAAAGCCAAAATTAACACAGAACTTGAACAACTTAGACACTGAACAACACAGATCTAAAAAGGGAGTAACTGATGCTATGCTGCGAAACTAAAATAGTCAGAGCATGTTTATACGCTCTTAAAAATAGTCTACAGTATTTCCCATTCCCTTCGCATGGAACTCAGAACATCTAGATATAAATTGTGCCCTgtctgccccccgcccccagttCTCCATAGCTGAAGAGGTTAGAAAGTGCAAAGGCGGGGCAGGCGAAAAAGAATGGCAGGAAGCCTTCTCCCCCCCACCTAAACTCCACCAGTCAGTGTCTAATGCCTGATGGCCCAATTTCAGAAGCACAAAATATCAGTTTAGCTACACTTGGTACAAGTCTTAGGACATTCAGTGGGCTTTTCTATTTTTTGGAGGTGAGGGGAGAATGGGGAGAAGGAATAAATCCAAAATTAAGATTGTAATACACTGATGGAACTTCTGCAGAAAATTGAAATATATCATGGTActactaattttaaaatatccataAAACCTAGGTACTTTCAGTTGTTCCTCAAAAGTTGTTCCTGGCAGAAGCTTTGGACTCACTCCTGCAGTAAGTCTTTGCATGCAAGCCACTACTTGTGAGCTCTGTGAAACTATTTATGAATTTAGAAGTTTACAGGACTGAGTCCTTCCCATGAATTTTTGATAGTCACAAGTCAGAGCTAGTTTTGTCTTTTACATAACTGTGTGTACGTCTATACTGAATACAACGATGCAGCATAGCAGATATTACTAAGTCTAGAGCTGATGCTGAAAGCAATCTAGCTGAAATTGTAACAAGTTCCATAGATGCAATTCACTCTGGTAACAAGTTAACAAGTAAAGCTTCATGATATTGTGGCTAGCCCACTGAGTGTCTGATTTAGTTCTACACTGCGACCTAAGTGCAGATATAACTTAAGAAATGACTCTAAAATAACATGTTTCTGGATGGGACATGTACCAAATAGAAAAGACTTCACCCAGTGATGTTGGTACATCTCTGACACATTTAATCGGAAGCATAAACAATCTAGACACTGAAacacaaactttttttccttaaaatcagtgttccatattttttattttaaaaattcaggaatGTGATACACAATACAATTAGCTCCCCACCACTGCAGTGTTCACTTACATGAGATTCACTAGTTTcatgctttgtggaaaaaaaaaaaaaagacaaatcacgCAGTATTTTTGAATGCTCCCAGTATTCTGGAACTGTGATCTTCAGAATAAATCAAGTCTGTGTAACCACAGACAAGTGAGGTTAAAAAATCAAGCTATATTGCAAGTTAACAGGCTACAGTTGCATCTAGTACAgccaaaacaaacacataaattGTGTTCCTGCTGCTGTACAGCCACCACCTTGACCTGACTACATACTTAGGGTGAACTTACCATTGAGGGCTAGAGAGACTAAAAGGCCCCCGTTAACACCAGCTGGTGCTGCACACGCACAACCTCATGTGACAAAGAGAGGCCACTTCTGCCCCACCACTATCATCATCACATTTGAATCCTGTCCCGGTAATAAAAATAATGTGGGGGAGAGCTTTTTGTCTTTTAAGCTAGCCATTGCCTGCAATGGACACAGTAATAGAAAAATATGacttctggcagaaaaaaaaagattaaatagatACAATGGAATTAGTGGCTACAATTCCATCTATTCAGATGCATTTACTGAGACTGTTAACCAATGGTGGCAACTGTCAAGACTTAATAGTTGCTCTCTTTTTATAAAAGCAACAGGAGAGAAATAAGTCAGGCTTGTCAGTGCTACTATGGtttgtcttgggtttttttttgtttttttttcgttttttttttgtttttttttttaataaactaaagAGCAGTAGTTCTATGACGCATTAGTGATATACAGCAGGACCTAAACAACTCATAGTCATAATGACTGAGACTGATTTCAAACTAGAGAGCAAGGTAATTAGTAAAAGTTTACCGCAAAAAGCAAGcatacatatttcaaaaaaaaaagtactttgttcatttcaaaatttACTTGGTTAATACTTTGTAGTATACTAGAAGTGGTAGTATATTTTGCAAATGTAGTCTCATACAAGATCTCATTTAACAGTCAACTCTAGATCATATACAGGTAACAGGAGAAAGAGTTAAGATAATTcagacaaaaaaatatataaatactatattaacatatttaaatTAGTCTATGAGACTATACAACAAGCATAAACACAGAGAAAGGTCAGTGATGCTGATAACTGTGAAGCACCAACATCCCCAAACTAGCACAAAGCTTAAGCGATACATCCACACAGCACAGCGCTCTGTGGACGCATCTGACCAGCCAAGAGGCAACATAACCGCACGGTGCTGCACTGCACCCAAGCTACTAAACCCCATGAGAGCAGGCTCATGCCAAGCTGACCTGAGCACCTCCAGGCTGAGCTCCTGTACTTCGCCAATGCTTTGGCATGTGCGGAGCTAGTTTAGCTACGTACACTGCACAGTTAATATACAACACTGGTAACCCACCCATGGATAATCGAGAGTTGACTGCAGTGCTCTGCTGAGAAGTTGAGTAAGACCACTGATACAACCTGGGCCAATCCAGGTCTAATGAGCAGCAGGCTACTTTTGAACTACATAGGAGCAATTATCATACGAGACGCATATTAGAAATGCAACTAGCGAGATGTTCTGTATCTGAAGGCAAAGCTACATTCCCTTcactaaaaaaaaacattctttaaaaaaaatctacatttaaaTACTGTTAAAAACCTGAAAACCACAGCATTGGAGAATTTCATAAGGCCAAAACTATCCTCAGTTCCCTCTGTTGCCCCTAGGTATTGCAATACAGTTGCAGGAGGAGTAAACACTAagtaattttacattttacaCTCCTTCCAGTGCCTTCCAGTAACAGGTCTCAGAGCTCTTCACATATGAGTTAAGCCTCACAACATCCCTGTGAGGTAGGTATTATCCCCATGTTAAGTCAGGGTAACCAAGGCAGAGTGTTTATCTGACATGTCCAGAGTCATACAGCAAGCAATGGAAGATCTGAGTTGTTTTCCAGTTTTGAGCATAGGAGGAGTCAATTAATTACAAGGCATTATTTCCCATATAGAACTTGAAGGTGGATCTAAAGGATCAGAGTGTTTACTAGAGACTGAAGTTTTAGGCTCCTTGTTTATTTTATCTTCAACTCTCACCTACTCTCCATCAAATTCACCAAGTCCATAGATCAGTTTCTCTTTTGTAAAGGTTTAAGGTGGCAGCACACTGTAACAGCTTCTTTACAGCCAGTTGTCAAATAACTGAGTTAACATTTTAAACCATAGATTTAGATACTTGGTAAGTGAAATCATGTGATACACATCTTAAAGTGCAAAAATACAGTGAATGAAATcctatcccctccccccccccgtcgACTCCCTCAGCAGTCAGTGGAATGCTCCTACAGACGTCACCGGGGCCGGGATTCCTGCCACTGTAAGTGCTTACGGATACACTGAACTACAGCAAAAGGCATCACTCAATGACTTTTTACGGAAGCTACAGTTTATGCTTTTGAGAAGCACAAGTTACACTGTCAGTGCTTGACAGACTTTCCTCCTGACACAGATCTTATTGACATTACTGAGATAAAAGAATTGATTAGTCAACTGAGCATCGGCTCAAACTGCAGTTCCAACTCTTCATTCATAGCACTGCGAGTAAAGGATTCTTTAAACTTCAAAAATTTTTATGAGGAGACACACACCTTGAAAATAAGGAAGAACACCagaaaaatccataaaatattaAAGTATGCATTACTTTATCTGCCAGTCTCACGTCTCGATCACAGAGCAGCATACAGCAGCTTGAACTTCcattttgataggaaaaaaaacctttcacatCTGCTGTTTTCATAGGTGGTTGATTTTAATTACCTTACTACCTTAGGAGAAAAAGATGGGACAGTTTCTAACAATCACatgatgttttctttaaaatatgctatATGATAAATTCATTAGAAAAGCCTTCACACTTTTTATTATAtagtttaagaaaaatatgtgaaaCTGACAAAGTGGTTTCCAGTTTTAAGTCGTTATATCTTTAAAAACGTTCTACGAACTTTGGTTTCCTTAGGGTTTCTAAAtaaacaatatattaaaatatctacaaatcaaatattaaaggaaaaagtaGGTCCAATAAATCTGTAACACAAATTGAGTTCCTATATACTTATCCCTCAAATAtcttttcactggaaaaacatattttaatttgaagcaCAACAAAAAGTGTCTCAGCTGAAATGTTGAAACTGGTTTTCTGAAGTTGTTACAGCATGGTGCACTTTGTCTGTCTCAGTACAAAGTCAACACAAACACATTGTATCTTGACAGTGACATGTTCTTTAAAACAAGCATTCTAGATTTAGCATTACAACAAGAACAAGGACTTCAGCAATTACACTACTTGGCAAAATTGCATCTCAAACGTCTGTCCCTTCCTCTTGCAATATAGCTGTTGTCAAAGTCATCAAAATTCAGGTAGCACCATTCCAGGAGTTACAGAGATGATTCAAACTGCTCATTTTGATCAGCGTTTGCCTCCAGCCTAACCGAAGGTATGCTCTCCGATTTAGTCCTTCTAGTTTTGTTATGCGGAAATTCAATGACAACTTCTGAACAAGAAATACTAAGTGACGaagatttttctgtcttctttccagtAATATCTTCTCCTGTTCCGCAACACTGCTTCAAAGCACACTGAGTTCTGCAAGGAAACTCACATTTCCCTCTCCCTGATTCAGAGCCAACACTGGCAAACTCAGGCTGAATGGTAGTTGCATGAATCCCTTCATCGTGAAAGATCTCTTTTATGCGCTTTGCCACCATCATGTATGTGGAAGGGTCAGGACATTTTATGTGAGCAGTGCCAATGATCCTACTACCAGCTAGTTGCCAAATGTGTAATTCATGGACTGCTTCAACTCCTTCAAGGGTACGTAACTTTGAGTTCAAAGAATGAACATCTATTTGTTTGGGAACAGTCTGCAGAAGTATAAGGGCTGACTCCCTAAGTAACGGATAAGTTGTGTAAAGGAGTATACAAACCATAATCAAACAAAGGACAGGATCTAAATATAGTAGCCAGCATGGACCAGCCACCATAATGCTCTCTGGCTCAGACTGGTTAGTTTTGCCAAGTGGTTGGGATAAAGTAGCATTTTCCATGCAATGGCTATTGACACATGGATTAATGCAGGGCCCATCTCTGGGGCATGGATTCCACAAACTATAAAAGAGCAAGGCATTCACCACCACAATTACTGAACCTAAGGCATCtccaaaaacatgcagaaaaactcCACGCATGTTAAGCTGCGCACTAGAGTCTTCTTCAACCTCCTCTACATCCAGAGAGTAATGACCAGCATTCCCATTAACTTGTAGGTCAGCCATGTCGTCTTTCATATCCCCTgacaagaaaacaggaaaatgattAGACACGTGCTAGAGCACTACACAACATTACTGCAATTCCATATAGAATAATAATCAATATATGTTTGCCATATTCGATACAGAACTAGAAAACAAGCAACTCGGCCCCCAACACTTAGCAACATTTTCTCTGGCTGAGAAATATTCAGTTGTCCCAATAAATGATCGAGATATTCTAGAGGGTAATGGTTTCTATAGGGAGCTTAAAAAATGTATAGTGGCAAAGTATGAAGATGAAtgcattttagtttattttactgaaaactggTTTCACGTTTTCCAGCTGTTTAAGCAATTGATTAATTACTGTTCATTCCTTAAACAGAATGCAGAATTACAGAGCTTATACAAGCTGGATAAGTAGCTAAGTAACTTATGATTTATTTGTTCCCCCTTTTGAAAAGCCAGAAGGATAATCACGTTGCTAAAATCTCTCTTAAGCCATAGGAGtgcatttccattttatattaaaatttatgAGGCGAGAAGTTCAAAAGCTGTATGGATACTTCACAGTCACTTCTCTTCAGGTTTAGGGGATTCATTTTCAAAAGACTTCTGAATTCAAGTATAAGGAAGCTTTTCTGAGATGGGGCATGCAACCAGCAGAACTGATGCACTGAGCTAAGCTTTTAGATCTAAAATGCAAGATTTATCAATAGCATTGACTATGGGACAATACAAATCTGAAATACAGTACAATCTCCGAAGTCGTCAAAGGCCATGAACGAGTATTCTTTATAGATCAGAATACACAAGCAGATGTATTTTTGGTActtgctttaaaatacttttttttaaagtgacataCAGGTGTTCATGTCCAAAACCACGTGTCATGAACCATGTAATGCACAAACATACATGGCAGTACCCTTCTTTGTCAAAAGTGTCTTTGATACCACCACTCTATCACATCTAACTAGTTACAGAGGAATAAATGCACACATCACCTCAAAGAGGCACTGTCaaactcttcaaagaaaaatattttccaacctTAGTAACTGAAAGTATTTTA includes these proteins:
- the SLC30A1 gene encoding proton-coupled zinc antiporter SLC30A1 — translated: MCGGMAAKGPGGPRWWQNRRARLLCMLALTFLFFVVEVVVSRVTSSLAMLSDSFHMLSDVMALVVALVAVRFAQRTRATKKNTFGWVRAEVMGALVNAVFLTALCFTILLEAIERFTEPHEIQQPLVVIGVGVAGLIINLLGLCLFNHHGVGGHGHGHGHSHSGRQHPRGGPKPEQPPADGDAALHREETSTLVENCSSSNGVSQEKLGDMKDDMADLQVNGNAGHYSLDVEEVEEDSSAQLNMRGVFLHVFGDALGSVIVVVNALLFYSLWNPCPRDGPCINPCVNSHCMENATLSQPLGKTNQSEPESIMVAGPCWLLYLDPVLCLIMVCILLYTTYPLLRESALILLQTVPKQIDVHSLNSKLRTLEGVEAVHELHIWQLAGSRIIGTAHIKCPDPSTYMMVAKRIKEIFHDEGIHATTIQPEFASVGSESGRGKCEFPCRTQCALKQCCGTGEDITGKKTEKSSSLSISCSEVVIEFPHNKTRRTKSESIPSVRLEANADQNEQFESSL